DNA from Sphingomonas psychrotolerans:
CCGGCACCGACCGGATATCGCGGGGTATCGCGAGTTCGGCGATGCCGTTGGCCTTGCCCCAAGCCTGGAGCTCGCTCGCCTTCGCGTCCTTGCGCGTCGTAAACAACACCAACTGCTCACCCTTGCGTGGATCGGCGCGCGTAACGGCGGCGTGGTCTGCATCGGGCCACACGCTGGCGGCATAGCCCTCGACCGCGGGTAACGAGACCATCTCGCCACCGATCTTGGCGAAGCGTTTGGCACGGCCGTGGATCGTGACGAAGCCCTGCTCGTCGATCGTGACGATGTCGCCGGTATCGTGCCAGCCACCCTCGGGCGGTTGCAGCACGCCGGGTGCGTCGGCTTTCATATAGCCGGCCATGATGTTGGGCCCGCGGATCGAAAGCTTGCCGCCCTCCTCGATGCCTGGAACCGGATCGACCTTCGCGTCGATGTTCGGCAGCAGACGCCCGACGCTGCCGGCCTTGAAGTGCATCGGCGTATTGACGGCGATCACCGGCGAGGCCTCGGTCGCGCCATAGCCTTCGAAGATGCGCACGCCGAACTTTTCGCCCCACACTTTCCGAGTCTCGTCGCGGACGCGCTCGGCACCGGCGAAGATGTAGCGGACCGAGTAGAAATCATAGCTGTGCGCCATCCGCGCATAGCCGGCGAGAAAGGTGTCGGTGCCGAACAGGATCGTCGCATTGGCGTCGTAGGCGAGCGCGGGCACGATCCGGTAGTGCAGCGGATTGGGATAGAGCAGCGTGCGGATGCCGCTCAGGATCGGCAGCAAGGTACCGCCGGTTAGCCCGAAGCTGTGGAAAACCGGCAATGCATTGAGCACCAAGTCCGACGAATTGAAGTCGATCCGCGCCGAGAGCTGCTGGCAATTGGAGAGCAGATTACGATGGGTCAGGACGACGCCTTTGGGCAGGTCTTCGCTGCCGCTTGTGAACAGGATCACCGCCGGGTTGTCGGGCGCGACGCCCAGGCGGCGATGGAGCCGCCCGGCCCAGCGTGCGGCAAACAGCGCCCGCAGCTTGGCGAGAGTATTGATGCCAGCCGCGATGTCCTCGAGATAGACGATCCGGCGCCCGTCGGCCTCGAGACCCTCGACGATCGGCTCGAGCTTGCCTTGCGTCACGAAGGCGCGCGCGGTGACGATCGTGCGGACCTCCGCCGTAGCGCATGCCGCCTTCAGATTGGCGAGGCCGGCGGTGTAGTTGAGCATCGCCGGCACGCGGCCGATGCGCTGGAGTGCGAAGAAGGTCGCGACCACGCTCGATACATTGGGAAGCAGCACGCCGACCGCCCCACCCTGACGGGCCAGCGGATCGAAGGCACGGCCGAGCAACATACTGCCGATGATCAGCCTTTTGTAGCTCATCGGCTCGCGCTTGATGTCCTCGACGATCTTCGTGCCGCCGCCATTGACGTCCTTGGCGTCGAGCAGGGCCTGGAACAGCGTGCGATCGGTATCCGACGTCGCGAAGATCATCGCGCTCATCTCGTCGTACAGGCGGCGGCCGGCGATCGCGCGGCGCTGGCGCCCAGTCATTGCGCCTTCGACCTCCACATGCCGCGGCGGCAGCACGGTCAGCGTGATCTTGGGGAACGCCCGCAGCCGCACCTTGCCGCGCAGCTTCGAGAAGGAAGAATATTGCGCCCCGTCGATGCGCACCGGGACGAGCGGCGCGTCGGCCTTGTCGGCGACCATGCCAGGCCCGTCGAACACCTTCATCAGCGCGCCGGTGACGGTGATGCGGCCCTCCGGGAAGATCACCAGCGTGTTGCCCGCTTTGACTGCCTTGACCATCGCCTTGGTCGCCATCGGATTGGTCGGATCGACCGGGAAGGCGCGGAACAGCTTGAGCGCGGGCTTGATCCAGAAGCTGTTGGCAACCGCGGTGTGCACCGCGAATACCGGCTTGCCCGGCAGGAACACCGCGAGCAGCAGCCCGTCTAGCCACGAGACGTGGTTGACCACCACCACCGCGCGGTCGCCGGGCTTCGGCATATTCTCGGCACCATGAACCTCGACGCGGTAGAGGAATTTTAGCGTCGCACGGATCAGCCGCTTGATCACCGTCTCGGGCAGCAGCCAGCACGAGATCAAAGCGACGATCAGAGTCGAGAAGCCCATGACCGCGATCACCGCGGGGATCGACACCCCGAAGGCCGCCATCCCGGCGACCACCACCATCACCAGCACCGCGACGATCGCGTTGACGATATTGTTGGCGGCGATGATCCGCGAACGCTCGGCGACCGGGCTGTTGGTCTGGAGCAAGGCGTAGAGCGGCACGATGAACATGCCGCCCGAAAAGGCCAGCACCGCCAAGTCGAGCAGCACGCGCCAGCTTCCCGGCGCTTGGACGAAGGCAGCGATGTCGGCGCCCGGCGCGGTGATCACGAAGCCGCGCGTCGACAGCCAAAGGTCGATCATGCTCGCCGCCATCACCAGCGCCGAGACCGGCACGAAGCGCGCCGACACCCGTCCCTTGAGCAACCGGTTGACGGCGAGCGAGCCCAGCGCGATCGAGACCGAGAAGACCAGCAGGAACAAGGTGACGACCGGTTTGCCCGCGCCCAGGGTGTTCGACACCAAGGGCGCGAAATCGTTGAGGAGCACCGCGCCAACCGCGAAGAACCAGCTGATGCCGAGGATGCACAGCCAGATGTCGCGCCCGGCATGCGCGGTGCGCAGCACCTGCCAGGTCGAGCGGAGGGGATTGGGATCGACGCGCAGCCTCGGGCTCGTCGGCGGCGCGGCGGGCACCCAGAGGCTCGCGACCAGCCCGACCACCGCCAGCGCAGTGGCAATCAGCCCGGCTTCCCAGGGCGGCACGAAATTAGGAAGCAGCTGGCCGCCGAGAATCGCGAGGAATGTCCCCGCCTCGATCATCCCGGTGCCACCCATGATCTCGCCGGGGGCAAGGTGCTGGGGCAGGATCGAATATTTGACCGGTCCGAATATCGTCGAGTGGCAGCCCATGAAGAACAAGGCGAGCAGCAGCAGCGGCACCGACTGGAACCAGAGCCCGGCCAGCCCCACGCCCATGAATACCACTTCGGCCGCCTTGACCGCGCGCACCAGCTTCGCCTTGTCCCAGGCGTCGGCGATCTGCCCGGCCACCGCCGAGAACAGGAAATAGGGGAGGAAGAACACGCCCGTCGCGATCGCCGCCAGCATCGCCGAATGATTGGGATCGGCTGCGTAGAGCGTGAAATTGACGAGGAACAGCATCGCATATTTGAGCGCGTTGTCGTTGAACGCGCCGAGGAACTGGACGACGAACAGCGGACCGAAGCGACGCTTCGCGAGCAACGAAAAATCTGGCGCGGACATGATTACCCCCGGGTGTCGGCAAGAACGGTATCGGCGGAGTATGACTCATCGGTCAACGGAGCTTCGCCGGCCGCATCGGGCAGATAGCGGCTGTACAGCCATCCCATCCCGATCAGGCTGAAGCCCAAGGCGGCGAACGACGCGATGCGCAGCAGGCCGTCGAGCCCCGCCGCGTCGAACAGGAACACCTTGCCGATGGCGGTGAGCATCAGGAGCAGCGATGCGATCCGCCAGTCGCGCAGCCCCCGACGGATACCCCATTGCAGGAACCCGATGGCGAGCACGATCGCGAGCAGCGAGCGGCAGATGTCCTCGCTCTGGAAGGTCTGGCCGGTGGAAAGCAGCGTGCCGTGGAAGACCTGCCTGAGGAGAGACGCGGCCAGCAGCAGGATCAGCATTATGCGTGCCCAGTCGCGAGCCCGTCCGGCCGGCGCGTCGTCGACGATGCGCGCCGACCACCAGATCGCGAAGAACGCCGTCGCATAAGCCGGCACGAGCCATGGACCCGCAGCCTGCTGCGACCAGAGCGGGTTGTGGAGTAGCACGCTGAACCAGCCGAAGTGGAGCAGGGCGGCCAGTCCCAAGCCCGCGGCGATGCGCTGCGAGCCCGCGCGCCAGGCGAGCATGCCCGCGGCGGTGAGCAGCATTTCCCACAAGGTCCGCTCGGCCATGCCGCGCGCGATGAACATGTCTGCGGCGTCGATGACGAACACGTGCTTCCACGCGGCATGCAGCGCGACCATGCCGAGCAAAGCGGTGACGAGCATGCCGATCTCCCCCACCCGTGCCGGCAATCCGCCGCGCCACAGCAGGAAGACGAGCCCCGGTATCGGCGCGACGATGCGGACCGCGATGTCGACCGCGGCAGGAAGCGCGGTCACCACGAAAGGCTCGCCGACGAGCGCGCCGCTGGCCGCTGCCAGCCAGACGCCAAGCGGCTGCAATGCCCAGCCCACCGAAAGCAACGCCGCGGCGCCGAGCGCTGCGACCGGTGCCCGTATGCCGGCCAGTGCGAATGCGGCGAGCAGAACCGCGGGGATGAGCGCCTGCCATTGATGTGGAACCAGCTGCGCGATTGCGACATAGCCGAACGCGACCGCATAGGCTTGGCCCAGCTGACGAACGCCATTGCCGCGCGACCACCGCGCGAAGCCGAGCGCGGCGAAAGCGGGCACCAGCCAGCGGATGCATGCTGACAGCGTCAGCGGGACGTCGGTCGGGACGACCGCGCGCAGCACTTCGTCCGTGCCACCTTGGGCAAGCAGGAACGCCAGCGCCGCGAACGCAAAGGCATAGCTGCCTTGTTCGACGCGATCGTCGGAGGATGTCCTGGCGAGCAGCAACGCCGCCACTGCAGCGACCGCGGTGGCCGGCGCCAGCGCCCAGGCCGGCAGCGCAAGCCCGGCCGCGAGCAGACTCAGCCCGAGCCCGGCAAGCGCGAGCGCGGCGAAGCGGGCGTCAGCAATGCGGGCGGTGTTCCGCCAACCGACCGCCGCAGCGCCCCCGGCAATCGCCGCGCCGAGCAATGCGAGCGGCACGAAGGTCGCGCGTCCGGTCTGATCCCAAAACTGCGCGATCGGCACGAGGACGGTGCCCAGCGCAATCGCGGCGAGCTGGACGGCGTCACCCAGTCGTCCCTCGCTCCGCCACAACCGCCACAGCGCGGGCGCGCCGTAGATCAGGGCGCCTCCGCCGAGCACGAACGCCAGTGGCAAAGCGGCGGGGCTCGGCCAGGCGATGCTCAGCAACAGTCCCGTGGCCAAGCCCGCAAGCGATGCGTCGGCGAACCGCGGCTCGCGGCGCGACAGCCAGACGAGCGCGATCGATAGTAGCGCGAACAGGCCCCAGTTGAGCCCGGCAAAGCCGCCGGTCGCGACGATCGCCGCGATCTGGGCGCAGCCGGCCAGGGCGCTGACCAATTGGAATGCCCGCGCCTGGCCGCCTGTCAGCAGCAAGGGGAAAGCGATGGCGAGCGCCAGTGTCAGCGCCCCCACCGACAGCGTCGCGGCGATATCATTCAGGCCACCGCCAATGAGCAGCACTCCCCAGCCGAAGCCGCCGGTGACGGCGAGCGCGCCCAGCCACCACCAGCGCTGCGATCGCCCGAGCACGCACAAGCCGCCCACGGTCAGCGCGAGATAGGTCGCAAGCAGCGGCACGTTGGGCGATCCCGCGCCCACCAGCGCCGGCGCAGCGAGACCGCCGACCAGGCCAAGCACCGCGCTCGGCGCCCCGAAGCGCATCGACAGGATCGCCGCCAGCGCAGTCACCACGGCGAGGCCCATGAACGCCGTCATCGGCCCGACCAGATGATAGAGATTGGCCGCCACCAAGATCGCGGCATAAAGCGTCGCGATACCGGCGCCCGACAGCGCCTGCCGGATCCGCGCATCGCGGACCAGATCGTCCTTGCGGAGCGCCAGTTCGGCCACGGCGATGAGGCCCGCGCCAAAGAGCAGGCCGCAGATCACGCGCACCAGGGGCGACAACAATCCGGCGTCGATCGAATATTTGACGATGAGGAAGCCGGCGACCGCCAGCGTCACGCCGCCCGCCCAGATCGGGAGATAGCGGCCGAACACATCCTCGAAGGAAAAGCTGCGCGGGCCGGGTTCCCTGCTCTCCGGCGTGGGCCAATAGGGCTCGACCGGCTCGACATCGCAGTCCGGAGCAGGAGTCTCCGCCACCGGTTCGACCGGCAAGATGTCCACGGTTTCCAGTGGCACCGGCGGCAGCGCGGATTCGGGCACCTCATTGAGGACGCTTTCCGGTTCCCAGACGGTCTGTGTTTCGAGCGCCGAGCGATAGGCGGTTCGCACCATCGGGCGCGTGCTCGGTTCCGGCAGCGCAGGGGACGCTAACGCGCCCATTTCCACGGCGCTCAGGCGCGCATCCAAGGCCTCGGCCCGGTGCCACAATTTCGCACAGGCCATGATCAGGCCAATCAGGACAAGTGCCACCAGCATCATCGACCCCTCGCAGTTCGTGGCATTGCAGTAGCATAAATTGAACGGTGTTCAATTAAAAATTCCACAGTGTTCAATATCGATGGTATTTCACGGGAATGGGACGTCGATCGGATCACACGCGCACGGAGCTGGAGGCGTTGATGATTGCCGCCGGGCACGCGCTGCTGGCCGAAAAAGGCTACGCGGCATTCTCCGCACGCGAAGTCGCCAAGCGAGTCGGCTATTCGGTGGGCACGCTCTACAATGTGTTCGACACCCACGACGATCTCATGCTGGCGATCAACACCCGGACCTTCCTGGAATGGGCGGCGGCCATCGCGGCGCGGTTGGAAACCGCCGGCGAGGATCGCATCGC
Protein-coding regions in this window:
- a CDS encoding acyl-[ACP]--phospholipid O-acyltransferase, with translation MSAPDFSLLAKRRFGPLFVVQFLGAFNDNALKYAMLFLVNFTLYAADPNHSAMLAAIATGVFFLPYFLFSAVAGQIADAWDKAKLVRAVKAAEVVFMGVGLAGLWFQSVPLLLLALFFMGCHSTIFGPVKYSILPQHLAPGEIMGGTGMIEAGTFLAILGGQLLPNFVPPWEAGLIATALAVVGLVASLWVPAAPPTSPRLRVDPNPLRSTWQVLRTAHAGRDIWLCILGISWFFAVGAVLLNDFAPLVSNTLGAGKPVVTLFLLVFSVSIALGSLAVNRLLKGRVSARFVPVSALVMAASMIDLWLSTRGFVITAPGADIAAFVQAPGSWRVLLDLAVLAFSGGMFIVPLYALLQTNSPVAERSRIIAANNIVNAIVAVLVMVVVAGMAAFGVSIPAVIAVMGFSTLIVALISCWLLPETVIKRLIRATLKFLYRVEVHGAENMPKPGDRAVVVVNHVSWLDGLLLAVFLPGKPVFAVHTAVANSFWIKPALKLFRAFPVDPTNPMATKAMVKAVKAGNTLVIFPEGRITVTGALMKVFDGPGMVADKADAPLVPVRIDGAQYSSFSKLRGKVRLRAFPKITLTVLPPRHVEVEGAMTGRQRRAIAGRRLYDEMSAMIFATSDTDRTLFQALLDAKDVNGGGTKIVEDIKREPMSYKRLIIGSMLLGRAFDPLARQGGAVGVLLPNVSSVVATFFALQRIGRVPAMLNYTAGLANLKAACATAEVRTIVTARAFVTQGKLEPIVEGLEADGRRIVYLEDIAAGINTLAKLRALFAARWAGRLHRRLGVAPDNPAVILFTSGSEDLPKGVVLTHRNLLSNCQQLSARIDFNSSDLVLNALPVFHSFGLTGGTLLPILSGIRTLLYPNPLHYRIVPALAYDANATILFGTDTFLAGYARMAHSYDFYSVRYIFAGAERVRDETRKVWGEKFGVRIFEGYGATEASPVIAVNTPMHFKAGSVGRLLPNIDAKVDPVPGIEEGGKLSIRGPNIMAGYMKADAPGVLQPPEGGWHDTGDIVTIDEQGFVTIHGRAKRFAKIGGEMVSLPAVEGYAASVWPDADHAAVTRADPRKGEQLVLFTTRKDAKASELQAWGKANGIAELAIPRDIRSVPELPVLGTGKLDYVTMTASASEMPAVTSPALQPSLL
- a CDS encoding DUF2339 domain-containing protein: MLVALVLIGLIMACAKLWHRAEALDARLSAVEMGALASPALPEPSTRPMVRTAYRSALETQTVWEPESVLNEVPESALPPVPLETVDILPVEPVAETPAPDCDVEPVEPYWPTPESREPGPRSFSFEDVFGRYLPIWAGGVTLAVAGFLIVKYSIDAGLLSPLVRVICGLLFGAGLIAVAELALRKDDLVRDARIRQALSGAGIATLYAAILVAANLYHLVGPMTAFMGLAVVTALAAILSMRFGAPSAVLGLVGGLAAPALVGAGSPNVPLLATYLALTVGGLCVLGRSQRWWWLGALAVTGGFGWGVLLIGGGLNDIAATLSVGALTLALAIAFPLLLTGGQARAFQLVSALAGCAQIAAIVATGGFAGLNWGLFALLSIALVWLSRREPRFADASLAGLATGLLLSIAWPSPAALPLAFVLGGGALIYGAPALWRLWRSEGRLGDAVQLAAIALGTVLVPIAQFWDQTGRATFVPLALLGAAIAGGAAAVGWRNTARIADARFAALALAGLGLSLLAAGLALPAWALAPATAVAAVAALLLARTSSDDRVEQGSYAFAFAALAFLLAQGGTDEVLRAVVPTDVPLTLSACIRWLVPAFAALGFARWSRGNGVRQLGQAYAVAFGYVAIAQLVPHQWQALIPAVLLAAFALAGIRAPVAALGAAALLSVGWALQPLGVWLAAASGALVGEPFVVTALPAAVDIAVRIVAPIPGLVFLLWRGGLPARVGEIGMLVTALLGMVALHAAWKHVFVIDAADMFIARGMAERTLWEMLLTAAGMLAWRAGSQRIAAGLGLAALLHFGWFSVLLHNPLWSQQAAGPWLVPAYATAFFAIWWSARIVDDAPAGRARDWARIMLILLLAASLLRQVFHGTLLSTGQTFQSEDICRSLLAIVLAIGFLQWGIRRGLRDWRIASLLLMLTAIGKVFLFDAAGLDGLLRIASFAALGFSLIGMGWLYSRYLPDAAGEAPLTDESYSADTVLADTRG